One Lentibacillus cibarius DNA window includes the following coding sequences:
- a CDS encoding TraB/GumN family protein: MDEENITRIHQNGKEYILIGTAHVSKQSAEQVKEVIASEQPDAVCIELDKQRYQSVTEGNKWKEMDIFQVIKERKATLLLMNLAISSFQKRMAKQFGINAGQEMIQGIESANEIGAELVLADRDIQITFSRIWGNIGLKGKMMLLMQVIGGIFSQESISEEELEKLKSKDMLDSMLEEFTQHFPRLKRPLIDERDQYLAQKIKHAPGEKVVAVLGAAHVPGIKQEIPREHDLKRLRERPPKSKVPKIIGWAIPILILAVIAYTFWANPAAGWQQTISWILWNGSFSALGTAIALGHPLTILTAFAAAPLSSLNPLIAAGWFAGIVQAMIRKPNVGDFEKLSDDVHHLKGFWHNKVTRILLIVVLANVGSSLGTFIGGADVIRLFFENM; encoded by the coding sequence ATGGACGAGGAAAATATTACACGAATTCACCAGAATGGAAAGGAATATATTCTGATTGGCACAGCTCATGTATCCAAACAAAGTGCTGAACAGGTCAAAGAAGTAATTGCAAGTGAACAACCGGATGCTGTATGTATAGAATTGGATAAACAGCGGTACCAATCAGTAACAGAGGGCAATAAATGGAAGGAAATGGATATATTTCAAGTCATTAAAGAAAGGAAAGCGACATTACTGTTAATGAATCTTGCTATATCTTCCTTTCAGAAACGGATGGCCAAACAATTCGGCATCAACGCTGGTCAGGAGATGATTCAGGGTATCGAATCGGCAAATGAAATTGGCGCTGAACTGGTACTGGCTGACCGTGATATTCAAATAACGTTTTCCCGTATATGGGGCAACATCGGGCTGAAAGGGAAAATGATGCTGCTGATGCAAGTGATTGGTGGTATCTTTAGCCAGGAGTCGATTTCGGAAGAGGAACTAGAAAAGTTAAAATCGAAGGATATGCTAGACAGTATGCTGGAAGAATTTACGCAGCATTTTCCAAGATTGAAGAGGCCGCTTATTGATGAGCGTGACCAATACCTTGCTCAGAAAATAAAACATGCTCCCGGTGAAAAAGTGGTCGCCGTCCTTGGTGCAGCACACGTTCCCGGGATTAAGCAGGAAATACCACGTGAACATGATTTAAAACGTCTCCGGGAGCGCCCACCAAAATCAAAGGTTCCCAAAATCATTGGCTGGGCAATCCCTATACTAATTCTAGCGGTTATTGCCTATACATTTTGGGCAAATCCAGCAGCGGGATGGCAACAGACGATTAGCTGGATTTTATGGAATGGCAGTTTCTCGGCACTCGGGACGGCCATTGCGCTAGGGCATCCGCTGACAATTTTGACTGCCTTTGCCGCAGCACCACTGTCGTCATTGAACCCGTTAATAGCCGCTGGTTGGTTTGCAGGTATCGTCCAGGCGATGATCCGTAAACCGAATGTAGGTGACTTTGAAAAGTTGTCGGATGACGTCCACCACCTAAAAGGATTTTGGCATAACAAAGTGACACGCATTCTGCTCATCGTTGTTCTTGCCAATGTCGGCAGTTCACTTGGTACATTTATTGGCGGTGCCGATGTCATTCGGTTATTTTTTGAAAATATGTAG
- a CDS encoding GNAT family N-acetyltransferase has translation MFLFQIDDEVALKRLELSDADRLFQLTDQSRDHLRPWLPWVDHTKTVDDSKAFIQSSLKTFSNRQGLTTGILYKGELAGIISFNSLDWKNEIGYIGYWLGVNYQGNGIMIRAVSGLIDYAFYSLGLNRIEIRAAVGNRKSRAIPERLGFMLEGQIRQAEWLHEDYTDHAVYGILADEWDSQKLNGF, from the coding sequence ATGTTTCTGTTTCAAATTGATGATGAAGTAGCGTTAAAGCGCTTGGAACTGTCGGATGCAGACAGGTTGTTTCAGCTCACTGACCAATCGAGAGACCACTTACGTCCATGGCTGCCATGGGTAGATCATACAAAAACAGTCGACGACTCCAAGGCGTTCATTCAATCCAGTTTAAAAACCTTTTCCAATCGCCAAGGACTTACAACCGGTATCTTGTATAAAGGCGAACTTGCCGGAATCATCAGTTTTAATAGTCTTGACTGGAAAAATGAAATTGGCTATATCGGTTATTGGCTCGGGGTGAACTATCAGGGAAATGGCATTATGATCCGGGCTGTCAGTGGATTAATCGACTATGCTTTCTACTCCCTTGGATTGAACCGTATTGAAATCCGCGCCGCCGTTGGTAACAGAAAAAGCCGTGCCATCCCGGAACGGCTAGGTTTTATGCTGGAGGGACAAATACGCCAGGCGGAATGGCTGCATGAGGACTACACCGATCATGCTGTTTATGGCATACTGGCCGATGAATGGGATAGTCAAAAGCTTAATGGTTTTTGA
- a CDS encoding O-acetyl-ADP-ribose deacetylase — translation MKTMIDGSTIELQIGDITKQRTDAIVNAANGTLLGGGGVDGAIHRAAGKELLAACKNVRQEELGGKELPTGEAVITRGYQLPATYVIHTVGPVWKGNGQHEEVLLANCYRNALQLAADYQVSSIAFPSIATGVYHFPVNKASRIALETIIHFLRGQAFERVVMTLFSEKDYEVYKTSLEEMIAK, via the coding sequence ATGAAAACAATGATTGATGGCAGTACCATCGAACTGCAAATAGGCGACATTACTAAACAGCGGACAGACGCAATTGTCAATGCAGCTAACGGAACTCTCCTTGGCGGTGGTGGCGTGGATGGCGCAATCCATCGAGCGGCCGGGAAAGAATTACTTGCAGCCTGTAAAAACGTACGCCAAGAGGAACTTGGGGGGAAAGAACTGCCGACTGGTGAGGCTGTCATTACACGTGGTTATCAGCTTCCGGCAACATATGTGATTCATACTGTCGGCCCCGTCTGGAAAGGAAATGGCCAACATGAAGAGGTGTTGCTCGCCAACTGTTACCGGAATGCATTACAGCTTGCTGCGGATTATCAGGTGTCAAGTATCGCTTTTCCATCGATAGCAACGGGAGTGTATCATTTTCCTGTTAACAAGGCATCGCGGATTGCACTTGAGACCATTATCCATTTTCTCCGTGGACAAGCTTTCGAAAGGGTTGTCATGACACTGTTTTCCGAAAAGGACTATGAGGTATATAAAACGTCCCTGGAAGAAATGATAGCAAAGTAG
- a CDS encoding two-component system regulatory protein YycI — protein sequence MEWKQIKTLFILCFLVLDVYLLFMFFDKQEDWDFGFESPDKSTLEQELESENITISADLPNKELKESYITAGKKTFTKDDLNYFNTLENQQVNVIDETFILSRFKDPVKLPEKANGDLINELVKSRILLPGNYTFSSWNKSMNVLIFFQQKKDRSIYYNQHGIVLVYLNDDNEMVFYTQTMLGKAESPSEEKTLVKPMDAIKVLYEGNRIWPGDDITGVKIGFHTKIPLPSGEQVFAPTWIITVNEDENFYVNAIENQVVKSDELTFLNDAVSEIMKKVQNLPDESDIKDYVLDYINENISSANKRSEANDDAF from the coding sequence ATGGAATGGAAACAAATAAAGACGTTATTTATCCTCTGCTTTCTCGTCCTGGATGTTTATCTTTTGTTCATGTTTTTTGATAAACAGGAGGACTGGGACTTTGGCTTTGAGAGTCCGGATAAGTCAACACTTGAACAAGAGCTTGAATCAGAAAATATAACAATTAGTGCCGATTTGCCAAATAAAGAATTAAAAGAGTCGTACATTACAGCGGGAAAAAAAACGTTTACGAAAGACGATCTTAACTATTTCAATACGCTGGAAAATCAGCAGGTCAATGTCATTGATGAGACATTTATTTTATCCCGTTTTAAAGACCCGGTAAAGCTGCCTGAAAAGGCGAATGGAGACCTAATCAATGAGCTTGTTAAAAGCAGGATCCTTTTGCCGGGAAATTATACATTCAGCTCATGGAATAAGTCGATGAATGTACTCATTTTCTTCCAGCAGAAAAAAGACCGCTCCATTTATTATAACCAGCATGGGATTGTTCTTGTTTATCTCAATGATGACAATGAAATGGTTTTTTATACACAGACAATGCTTGGTAAAGCCGAATCCCCGTCAGAAGAAAAGACACTGGTCAAGCCGATGGATGCTATCAAGGTTCTTTATGAAGGTAACAGGATCTGGCCGGGTGATGATATAACAGGTGTAAAAATTGGCTTTCATACGAAAATACCACTCCCAAGCGGTGAACAGGTCTTTGCACCAACCTGGATTATAACGGTCAATGAGGATGAAAATTTCTATGTGAATGCTATTGAAAATCAAGTTGTTAAAAGCGATGAACTGACGTTTCTAAACGATGCTGTATCAGAAATAATGAAGAAAGTCCAAAACCTACCGGATGAAAGTGACATTAAAGATTACGTACTGGATTACATCAATGAGAATATATCATCTGCTAATAAACGGAGTGAAGCAAATGACGATGCGTTTTAG
- the walK gene encoding cell wall metabolism sensor histidine kinase WalK: protein MNKVGFFRSIQLKFIIVFILLLLISIQVISAYFARGLESELNDNFEQSIGASVDILKVNLTQAFSKDRSEDGEEPTLSQEVQNIISINDTEDIINIQVVNMQSRIIASSNNTGNINIGKKLTNEIVRSAVLYGSPDEKKQYNRERNLIYVRAVPIYDNEDTQVGALYIEASLEGVYSQLENINRIFLQGSILAVTVSALLGILVARTITKPIKEMRKQAQTLAKEDFSQMVNVYGKDEIGQLAESFNDLTAKLKHSRALTEEEKRKLGSVLSNMSDGVIATDRNGVITLLNDAASTLINRSPDDAEGEFLVDVLGLDENAVDISELPDSGSMIIDFSDDDTIFLIRAKFSTVSDEENDISGFITVISDVTEQEKIEQERREFVSNVSHELRTPLTTMRSYIEALTEGAWENKEIAPRFLEVTRNETERMIRMVNDLLQLSRMDNKDYELKKEQTDFVAFFHHVIDRFEMNVTEEITLKRELPDTEYTVWMDRDKMFQVLDNVISNAIKYSPEGGTIRFKAMKQQGRLLVSVTDEGMGIPREKVDKIFDRFYRADKARSRKLGGTGLGLAIAREIIEAHDGTIKAKSKEGKGTTVLFTLPLMTTKRRGN, encoded by the coding sequence ATGAATAAAGTAGGTTTTTTCCGCTCGATACAACTGAAATTCATTATTGTCTTCATTCTGTTGCTGCTTATCTCCATTCAGGTCATTAGTGCTTACTTTGCACGGGGACTGGAAAGTGAACTGAATGATAATTTTGAGCAGTCCATTGGTGCCAGTGTGGACATCCTTAAGGTTAATCTTACACAGGCGTTTAGCAAAGATCGTTCCGAGGACGGCGAAGAACCAACGCTTTCTCAAGAAGTGCAAAACATCATTAGCATTAATGACACTGAGGATATTATCAATATTCAAGTTGTGAATATGCAAAGCAGAATCATTGCCTCAAGCAATAATACGGGTAACATAAACATCGGAAAAAAGTTGACGAATGAAATTGTTAGGAGTGCTGTCCTTTATGGCAGTCCAGATGAAAAAAAGCAATACAACAGAGAAAGAAACCTAATTTATGTGCGAGCGGTCCCCATTTATGATAATGAAGATACACAGGTGGGTGCGCTTTATATTGAGGCATCGCTTGAAGGCGTTTATAGCCAGTTGGAAAACATTAACCGCATTTTCCTGCAAGGCTCCATTTTAGCAGTCACGGTTTCCGCTTTACTCGGAATACTGGTGGCACGGACCATAACGAAACCAATTAAGGAAATGCGCAAACAGGCACAAACGTTGGCTAAAGAAGATTTTTCCCAAATGGTTAATGTGTACGGGAAAGATGAAATTGGGCAGCTGGCTGAGTCGTTTAACGATCTCACAGCAAAATTGAAACACTCCAGGGCACTAACCGAAGAGGAGAAGCGGAAATTAGGTTCGGTCTTATCCAATATGTCTGATGGCGTTATAGCAACGGACCGGAATGGCGTGATTACATTACTTAATGATGCTGCATCTACTTTGATTAACAGAAGTCCTGATGATGCAGAGGGAGAATTCCTGGTTGATGTGCTGGGACTTGATGAAAATGCAGTTGATATTTCCGAACTTCCTGATAGTGGTTCTATGATTATAGATTTCAGTGATGATGACACTATTTTCCTGATTCGCGCTAAGTTTTCAACTGTTTCAGATGAGGAAAACGACATTAGCGGATTTATAACAGTCATCAGTGATGTAACAGAACAGGAAAAAATTGAGCAGGAGCGCCGTGAATTTGTTTCCAATGTATCACATGAACTAAGGACACCGTTGACAACCATGCGGAGTTATATTGAAGCATTGACAGAAGGTGCATGGGAAAACAAAGAAATTGCCCCGAGGTTTCTGGAAGTTACTAGAAATGAGACAGAGCGCATGATTCGTATGGTTAACGACCTGCTTCAACTTTCTAGGATGGACAACAAGGATTATGAATTGAAAAAAGAACAAACAGACTTTGTTGCTTTCTTCCACCATGTCATTGATCGGTTTGAAATGAACGTGACAGAAGAAATAACACTTAAGCGTGAATTGCCGGATACCGAATACACTGTCTGGATGGATAGGGACAAAATGTTTCAGGTGCTCGACAATGTCATTTCTAATGCGATTAAGTATTCGCCTGAAGGTGGTACGATCCGTTTTAAAGCAATGAAACAGCAAGGTCGGTTACTGGTGAGTGTCACGGACGAGGGCATGGGCATCCCGCGGGAGAAGGTTGATAAAATCTTTGACCGTTTTTATCGTGCTGATAAAGCAAGGTCACGCAAGCTTGGTGGTACAGGCCTTGGCTTAGCCATTGCCAGGGAAATAATTGAAGCACACGACGGAACCATTAAGGCCAAAAGTAAAGAAGGTAAAGGGACGACCGTTCTCTTTACACTTCCGCTAATGACAACGAAGCGGAGGGGTAATTGA
- a CDS encoding DoxX family protein — MQRMHLMKWVCYAVGYVFLISGILKLTTNNFKIAFMNLGLPFPDTILFLVAITEIACSALIIGRMYVKQAAAPLIFIILGAIYLSKLPVLMNQGLLKFAFDARLDIVMLILLLLLWQYKPGKQLS; from the coding sequence ATGCAACGCATGCATCTAATGAAATGGGTCTGTTATGCAGTCGGCTACGTCTTTCTCATTTCTGGTATTTTGAAACTGACCACTAATAATTTTAAAATTGCTTTCATGAATTTAGGCTTGCCATTTCCGGATACCATTTTATTCCTTGTTGCGATCACGGAAATTGCCTGCAGTGCACTCATCATCGGGAGAATGTACGTTAAACAAGCAGCCGCACCGCTTATATTTATTATTCTTGGTGCTATTTATTTATCCAAATTACCTGTACTGATGAACCAGGGCTTACTTAAATTCGCTTTTGATGCCCGGCTCGACATTGTCATGCTCATTCTTCTTCTGCTGCTTTGGCAGTATAAACCAGGTAAACAGCTATCCTGA
- a CDS encoding MBL fold metallo-hydrolase — protein MTMRFSVLASGSTGNAFYIESDQEKLLVDAGLSGKQMDRLLGEIKIDPSALSGILVTHEHSDHIKGLGILARKYRLPIYANEKTWQAMENAIGTIALDQKFHFGVEEVKTFGDIDVESFGVSHDAAEPMFFTFRHNGKKVALVTDLGYVSERIRKTVEDADAYVFEANHDVEMLRMGRYPWNVKRRILGDTGHVSNEDCGLALSEIISNRTKRIYLAHLSQDNNMKDLARMSVHHVLTERGINLDICDTDPKTPTLLYEVG, from the coding sequence ATGACGATGCGTTTTAGTGTTTTAGCTTCAGGAAGTACTGGAAATGCCTTTTATATTGAATCAGACCAGGAGAAACTGCTGGTCGATGCCGGTTTAAGTGGGAAACAGATGGACAGGCTGCTCGGTGAAATAAAAATTGATCCATCAGCACTTTCAGGCATTCTGGTTACCCATGAACATAGTGATCACATTAAGGGGCTTGGGATTCTGGCCCGTAAATACCGTTTACCCATCTATGCTAATGAAAAGACGTGGCAGGCTATGGAGAATGCCATTGGAACAATTGCATTAGATCAAAAATTCCACTTTGGCGTAGAAGAAGTAAAGACATTCGGTGATATAGACGTGGAATCGTTTGGTGTTTCACATGATGCGGCTGAACCAATGTTTTTCACGTTCCGTCATAATGGTAAAAAAGTTGCCCTTGTGACGGACTTGGGCTATGTATCGGAAAGGATTCGGAAAACAGTGGAGGATGCGGATGCGTATGTATTTGAAGCGAATCATGATGTGGAAATGCTGCGTATGGGACGTTATCCTTGGAATGTTAAGCGCCGTATACTGGGCGATACCGGTCACGTTTCTAATGAAGATTGCGGTCTTGCATTAAGTGAAATCATAAGTAATCGAACAAAACGTATTTATTTGGCACATTTAAGCCAAGATAATAACATGAAAGATCTGGCCCGAATGTCAGTCCACCATGTTCTAACGGAACGGGGCATTAACCTTGACATTTGTGACACCGATCCGAAAACACCGACCTTATTATATGAAGTCGGTTAA
- a CDS encoding S1C family serine protease, with amino-acid sequence MAYFDDDHHSPQPHKRSWLVPTLIGIIIGMASVLIALPTIWGSDVLPGTSTDTAEQAGNASNAGIDANDYISVNVSSQITDVVESVSPAVVGVINIQRKGDFWQQGNQREAGSGSGVIYKKTDGKAYVITNHHVIKGADAVEVILSDDTRVEAGILGSDLFSDLAVLRMDAKKVKETIKMGTSENIKVGEPAIAIGNPLGKFLGSVTQGVISGTQRTIPQDFDQDGRADWQAEVIQTDAAINPGNSGGALINIDGQLIGINSMKINEEAVEGIGFAIPIDTARPIVDQLEKNGQVKRPYMGVEIYSLDEVPKTEWNRTLNLPNDVKGGVYVWSVESLSPADRAGIKRLDVITALDGKKVMNMIDLRKILYQNKEIGDSLTVTYYRDGEKKETTIELAKQR; translated from the coding sequence ATGGCTTATTTTGATGATGATCATCATTCACCGCAACCTCATAAACGCAGCTGGCTGGTACCCACACTTATAGGAATCATCATTGGCATGGCGTCTGTCCTGATTGCATTGCCTACTATTTGGGGCTCTGATGTATTGCCTGGGACATCAACGGATACAGCTGAGCAAGCAGGTAATGCGTCAAATGCCGGTATAGATGCCAATGACTATATATCAGTCAACGTTTCCTCGCAAATAACGGATGTTGTGGAGAGTGTTTCGCCGGCCGTTGTTGGCGTCATTAACATTCAGCGTAAGGGTGACTTCTGGCAGCAGGGTAATCAGCGTGAGGCCGGTTCCGGCTCTGGTGTTATTTATAAAAAAACAGATGGCAAAGCATATGTCATTACCAACCATCACGTAATTAAGGGTGCAGATGCAGTAGAAGTTATTCTGTCTGATGATACCCGTGTTGAAGCCGGAATCCTTGGCAGTGATTTGTTTTCTGATTTGGCTGTATTACGGATGGATGCCAAAAAGGTGAAAGAAACCATTAAAATGGGGACATCGGAAAACATTAAAGTCGGCGAGCCGGCCATTGCTATCGGAAATCCACTGGGGAAATTTTTAGGCTCCGTAACACAAGGAGTGATTAGTGGGACACAACGAACCATACCACAGGATTTTGACCAGGATGGACGGGCTGACTGGCAGGCTGAGGTTATTCAGACGGATGCAGCGATTAACCCCGGAAACAGTGGTGGGGCGCTTATTAATATTGATGGTCAGCTGATCGGGATTAATTCCATGAAAATAAATGAAGAAGCGGTGGAAGGCATTGGTTTTGCGATCCCGATTGATACGGCTAGACCGATTGTTGACCAGTTGGAGAAGAACGGTCAGGTAAAGCGTCCATATATGGGTGTGGAAATATACTCACTTGATGAAGTTCCAAAAACCGAGTGGAATCGGACATTGAACCTGCCTAATGATGTAAAAGGTGGCGTTTATGTATGGAGTGTTGAATCACTATCCCCAGCAGATCGGGCAGGAATTAAACGGCTCGATGTCATCACGGCACTGGACGGTAAAAAAGTAATGAATATGATTGATTTACGAAAAATCCTTTATCAGAACAAAGAAATTGGGGATTCGCTAACCGTTACGTATTATCGTGATGGGGAGAAGAAAGAAACGACAATAGAATTAGCCAAACAGCGATAA
- a CDS encoding YpjP family protein, whose protein sequence is MKLWMRKISVALIAVITLGLYIPDFDMDVEAERSKETAGADLPDEVHVHDQDEQVSTGVPSVPVPVPAFTADDAAELLSERAKEQVLEKMGPRIAPKVEGEFETTIFPKMEESIQLILANMEAADIPYASISERPANGNGERIFNIRDERTGQDVAKFHVRRDRRPQEGYWFNFHYHVNDDGFKEHYDIGEIYWDKNTPPKWMA, encoded by the coding sequence ATGAAGCTTTGGATGCGGAAAATTTCAGTCGCGCTTATTGCTGTTATAACATTAGGATTATACATTCCTGATTTTGATATGGACGTAGAGGCTGAGCGGAGCAAGGAGACTGCTGGCGCTGATCTGCCGGATGAGGTTCATGTACATGACCAAGACGAACAGGTGTCGACTGGTGTCCCATCAGTTCCAGTACCGGTTCCGGCGTTCACAGCTGACGATGCTGCCGAGCTACTTAGTGAACGTGCGAAAGAACAGGTGCTGGAAAAAATGGGACCACGTATTGCACCCAAAGTGGAGGGTGAATTCGAGACAACTATTTTTCCAAAAATGGAGGAGTCTATTCAGCTGATTCTTGCTAATATGGAAGCGGCTGATATTCCATATGCCAGTATTTCCGAACGTCCTGCAAATGGCAACGGTGAACGGATTTTCAATATCCGTGATGAGCGAACAGGGCAGGATGTTGCCAAGTTCCATGTCAGACGTGATCGACGCCCGCAGGAAGGATACTGGTTCAACTTCCATTACCATGTGAACGATGACGGATTTAAAGAACACTATGATATCGGTGAGATTTATTGGGACAAAAATACACCACCGAAATGGATGGCTTGA
- the yycF gene encoding response regulator YycF: MSQKILVVDDEQPIADILQFNLDKEGYEVVVAYDGEEAIRLAKAEEPDLILLDIMLPNKDGNEVCREIRKTQSMPIIMLTAKDAEIDKVLGLELGADDYVTKPFSNRELIARVKANLRRQEQIPDDGVKTTKNIQIGRLEIHPDAYAVTRDGDHVELTHREFELLHYLARHIGQVMTREDLLETVWGYDYFGDVRTVDVTVRRLREKIEDNPSNPTWIVTRRGVGYYLRNPEQE; this comes from the coding sequence ATGAGTCAAAAAATACTGGTAGTAGATGATGAACAACCGATAGCAGACATTTTACAATTCAATTTAGATAAAGAAGGATATGAAGTGGTCGTGGCTTACGATGGAGAGGAAGCAATCAGACTTGCGAAGGCGGAGGAGCCGGATCTGATTTTGCTTGATATCATGCTTCCGAACAAGGACGGCAATGAAGTCTGCAGGGAAATCCGCAAAACACAGTCCATGCCAATTATCATGCTGACTGCAAAAGATGCTGAAATTGATAAAGTACTTGGTCTCGAGCTTGGTGCAGATGATTACGTGACGAAACCTTTCAGCAACCGGGAGTTGATTGCAAGGGTGAAAGCGAATTTGCGCAGACAGGAGCAGATTCCTGATGACGGCGTAAAAACAACGAAAAACATCCAAATCGGCAGGCTAGAGATTCACCCCGATGCTTATGCGGTTACACGCGATGGGGACCACGTTGAATTAACGCATCGTGAATTTGAACTGCTTCACTATCTTGCCCGCCATATCGGCCAGGTAATGACACGTGAGGACTTGCTGGAAACGGTCTGGGGCTATGACTATTTCGGTGATGTCCGGACAGTCGATGTAACTGTCCGTCGCCTCCGTGAAAAAATTGAGGACAATCCAAGTAACCCAACATGGATTGTGACCCGTCGTGGGGTTGGCTACTATTTGCGTAACCCTGAACAGGAGTAG
- a CDS encoding YycH family regulatory protein, translated as MKLETVKSIILSLLVGASLLLSFALWNYKPEVESFPEEQYEERVELGGVEQTVKGLIQPESIIFRNGQNYYSFTDPKNSKLLYQNMQSWVLYDFRTGTGNGRPSEGNQLEIVFPDAIPMNMLGSLFTFNTDQTFPDWGFERIFITFNRDSSSINIIFLSRNGEEQATAVVNNTKKYERLWNRLTTFEGLREYLRVNTSENTIYIPKYKVEMTSRSVAVQEISSNLMVDTLFRNPDIVSRNRINENEVYFTDSARGIMRVYENRRTMEFQNPLQSPLERVDPATLLEMSKNNINNHMGWTDEYHLMEVIASSNTIRYQLFYNGYPVYGSNHTSVMEQQFRIKDLSQPNRYNRPLFSLVNLLGSDPVELPSGKDVSNYLKNSKTYESAYVEDIRVGYNLIYQSSADVITLNPAWFIKYNGSWQEIDFDAASNQKGGI; from the coding sequence ATGAAGCTTGAAACCGTCAAATCAATTATATTGTCGCTGCTGGTTGGAGCCAGTCTGTTGCTTTCCTTTGCCCTGTGGAATTACAAACCGGAAGTGGAGAGTTTCCCAGAGGAACAATACGAGGAAAGAGTGGAGCTTGGTGGAGTAGAGCAAACGGTAAAAGGCCTCATTCAACCGGAATCAATTATTTTTCGGAACGGGCAAAATTATTATAGTTTTACGGACCCGAAAAATAGCAAGCTACTCTATCAGAATATGCAGTCATGGGTGTTATATGATTTCCGTACTGGAACAGGCAATGGCAGGCCATCAGAAGGCAATCAGTTGGAAATCGTCTTTCCGGATGCCATACCAATGAACATGCTCGGAAGTCTGTTTACATTTAACACCGACCAAACTTTTCCTGACTGGGGGTTTGAACGGATCTTTATTACGTTTAATCGGGATTCTTCATCCATAAATATCATTTTCTTGTCCCGTAACGGCGAAGAGCAGGCGACGGCAGTGGTGAATAATACGAAGAAGTATGAACGCTTATGGAATCGTCTTACAACGTTTGAAGGCTTAAGAGAATATCTGCGGGTTAACACAAGTGAAAATACGATTTATATACCGAAATATAAGGTTGAAATGACCAGTAGATCTGTGGCAGTACAGGAAATAAGTTCCAATTTAATGGTCGATACACTGTTCAGAAATCCGGATATCGTCAGTAGGAATCGGATAAATGAAAATGAGGTTTATTTTACCGACAGTGCACGCGGTATCATGCGTGTCTATGAAAACAGACGGACAATGGAGTTTCAGAATCCACTCCAATCCCCGCTTGAACGAGTGGATCCAGCGACGTTATTGGAAATGAGCAAAAATAATATCAATAATCACATGGGGTGGACGGACGAGTATCATCTGATGGAAGTGATTGCATCATCCAATACCATTCGCTATCAGTTGTTCTATAATGGGTATCCAGTCTATGGCAGCAATCATACATCTGTCATGGAACAACAGTTTAGGATTAAAGATCTTAGTCAGCCCAACCGGTATAACCGCCCATTATTCAGCTTGGTCAATTTGCTTGGCAGCGACCCAGTAGAACTTCCGTCTGGTAAAGACGTCAGTAACTACCTTAAAAACAGCAAAACGTATGAGTCTGCGTATGTAGAAGATATTCGTGTCGGCTACAATCTTATTTATCAGAGCAGTGCTGATGTGATAACGCTCAATCCGGCGTGGTTTATAAAATATAATGGTAGCTGGCAAGAAATTGACTTTGATGCTGCGTCAAATCAAAAAGGAGGGATCTGA